The sequence below is a genomic window from Venturia canescens isolate UGA chromosome 9, ASM1945775v1, whole genome shotgun sequence.
TGGGAGCAGGCATGCTGAAGTGGgtaaaagaagtaaaaaagttttggGACGGGGGCTTGTCGAAATGCGGATGAGGGTAGACGCagttttctcaaatttcttttttcgtcgGAACGAAAAGTCAGAAATCTGCAGGGCGATTTAAATCGTCGAGATCGCGGTCTCTTCAGTTCCCTACTTTAAACTAACCGTTCAGGAAAACTTTGCTGAGCAGTTATTACGGAGTAATGAACGATCGCACAAAGATCAAGGGAGAGATTAATGGAGATGAGAATGATGTTCGACGAATTTATTAGTCTCTGAAAACGCGGAGTCGCATCGGGCGACGGAACTTATCGTTGATAATTGTCCGTCCCGTGCTTGAAAACGCAAAAGCTTGTACCTTGACGAACGAGGAGCAGCGAAGAGGGATGGGCGAGGGCGGGAGTCCTTCGCCCCTCATCGCGTGGTGCAGAAATTGACTCAGGACTTGTACAAGCCGAAACGGAGTACACTCGAGGATCAAGAGAGAGGTCGAGTGGCTCGTACATTTTATTGCTCGTTCGGTTTCACGTCGCgatcaatttcgtgaaagcAATGAAAAGAAAGCATTCGCGGTAgaacaaaaattcgattaCCGAAATCGTAGATAAATAGGAGAAACACTGCTGCAGCGTTGGTCGCTTCGTTAGCACCgtcaaagaaaagagaaaaacttttcggGTGCAGCGTCTCCAAGTGGCCACTGGTCGATCTCGCCCTTTCGAGGGTCATTTCTTGCGGCTACGATAAACAAAACTCCCTTCGTTTCACCACGAAAAGAAAGCCTCGCAGCCCCGGGATCGAGGCTCTAAATTTCTGGATTTCTTTATTCGTTCGTTGTCGAGCTTATTTTCACTGACATGCATCGAGCTGACAGCGGAGTTTGGCCCGAGCAATATTCCGAATAAACTTCGAGCGAGGCGATAAATCGGATGGGTGATCTCGCGTGGCCAGGTGTTTGCGAGGAGCTTTcctcaaaaaatattgaaaactttTTATCTTGCCACAGATTGTTGGACGATCCGGCGAAAAAATGGACAAACGAAATAGTACAAAAGGAAACTAAAGACGGGATGAGTGTGAGCCGCACTTTTCAATTTGTCATTCAATCAGTGAGAATTTCGGGCAAGCGAGATGGCGCCACAAGGCAGCGAGGCGTGAGACGCGTTCACATTGGCGTTAAATAAGAGTAAACCCACTCGTTCCATCGTTCCAAACATAATTGCCTGTGAAATCGAGCGATGGCTTTTTCCTCCTTGTTTCTCTTCAACGCTCTTGAATATTCCACTCGAAGCAAAATCACAAATATTCCCTGTgccgaaatttcattatcgGGTATCGAATTTGCCACACGCGAGTGCGCCTCACTGCCAGCAATTTGATTTTTCCTCTACGCAAATGGATAAAAGCAAACAAAAAAGAACCGTTTTTTAGGCACGAGCTCGAAGATTGTAAGACTGTAACAGCGAAAAAACGCAACGGGCTCGGCACAGTGACAGCTTTTTTGGGCCCGAACAGATGCACTTAGTTGGGAGGCGgataaattttcttatttcgctTATCCTTTGGCAACGATCTCCATTAGGGTGGCATGAAAGGGAAGCCTTGTGTGGCGAGCGGGGGGCGCGTATTTAAGAATTTCTAAAACAAAGAATGCCCTCGTGAGAAGGAAGGAGGAAAGGCCGGGGAGAGAGGAAGTGCAGAGTCGAGTGAAATACATTTCCGTACATTTAATAATCCTTACCCCGTTAGAGTCTTATCTTGTAGCGGCGGGAGTTGGCACAAAATCTTCGAGCGAGAACGattcaagagacgcggtacaAATATCAGGAGCAGGGGTGCACGCGGGGAACAGGCCACCGCCCATTTTAGcataaaaatggccaattatCTGGCTAACAAACTGCCATACGAGGCAAAAATTTTCTCGCCTAACCAAGTTAGAAGGTTGAAGAACATTAGTTAGCGTAAATACCGACAGTTTTGCCACACTTTTTACGGCTGATTACCATTTCTCGAAAAGTTAAACCTATTTACGTCCCCGTGGCGTTCTCCCGTACGCGCAAAACGCGATACGAAGAAATAGTCAACAATAACGTTCACCGGGTAATCCCAAAGCTCTGTACACTCCCGAAGCGCCAACTCAAATTCCAAGACTCCTCCTGCGACGTCCTCTCTACCGAGAGTTTTCGCACGAGGGCAAAGAATCGGGACAATCGCACCATGATTTTACTTCTACTCTGAATACCTTCTAATTTGTACCGAATAATCGgacgtttttaaaaaaagataCTCCAGAGTCAATCTCAAATGCAATTACGTGCTTTCGTTTGCCTCTCCTTGGCACACACTTTCCAGAGCTTCGTCTTATTCACCGACTCATAAATCTCCATACACGATCTCGTAACAAccgtaaaaattttgtttttgcatGCAGCCAAGTCGTTCGACGAGGTCTTTTCAAATTGCTTTTTCAATGTTGTCAAATGTCAATGTTGGATTCATTGAAACAATAACTTTTTATAAAGTAAAGTTGTGATGGGTCGCAACTTCTTATCGATCGTTACTTTGAAGTTATTTTGCTGCTGCCAAATGTCACGATGACAGCTGATCGTTCGGAAGTCTGCGGCTCGGATTAGATTAAGCCAGGTCGTGATTATGGGAAAAgctattttcaatgaatttcgtgagaaagttcattgatgagcaaatgatgaaaaatcattttttatgctCGTTTATTTCTTTGAAGTCAGCTAgtgcttaaaaaaatgtcgaggTTCGTTATCTTGTGAAAAAAGCATGAGGGATGCTCAAAATCTCGTGCGCCGGTTGCGAACCATTTTCTCCTTAATTCCAGAATTTTTAGTTCAAGAATTTCCACAGAGAATTATCGATACTCGAGGCAGGAGAATTCGAAGCCCATTTTTGTTTAAAGCGTGTCCAATGCTAGAGTATAATAAAGTACAAAATGACGCGTCGCAAAAGTGTGGAGGGTCTGGGTGGTTTAATCGCGAATGTGCTAATAATGTTGGTGCGGGTGCGTTCACTCGGAGTCTTGTAGTGTACTCGAAAAGCGCGGCGGATGTCGCACGGGCCAAAGTTAAATTAAATCAGTACGAAGGCAGCTAATATTGTAGTTTATATCTGGCGGGACATTAGCACGATGAAATATGCCTTGGCTCCTTCATGCCAACAACTTAAAATCAAGATTCCGTGAAGTTTGTACGCCGCCTTACCGGGGCATCCTCTCTGCTAAGTCGCACGTGAAAATACTAATTATTATACCGATTATTAATATGAAAACTTCTATTCCGTTGAGGAGACAGGACCGTGAGATCGCACTTTGCAAAAGCCTCACACCACAAGACCGAGAGTTTCAACCATCGAGATACACCCTGCCGCCGCCGCTCGAGTATCTAGACTGGAAGAAGCCTCCGGATTATGCTTAGTTTTCGTATATCACCGCGTATCGCAGGTATGAGTCGGTAATTCTTGTACCTTCCTATATATCCCAGAACTTGACTCgtctttcatattttcatccgacattcaaaaatttccgTTCAACTACCAAAGGGCAATATCgtttgaaaacataaattgTGCATATTGCCCTGATGTGTAGCGACATTACAATCGTTCCTGCAACTTTGGAAACTTTGCTGGAAAACAATTGTAGGCTGAACAAAATTCGAGCCGCACGAAGACCAGTTTAGGTTCCAGTTTTTCGggtcaatattttcattatttttactcaaatattttgaaatttgatgctGTATGTTGAGTTACGTGTTGAATGTGAACGAACGTTTCCTTGGGACGATTCAAAGATCGACGATTCGTGAGAAATGTTCGGACCCTGACAAACGATTGATGCATTTTTTTGCGAGGTCAATGAGAACGAAGATGCTCCCGAGCATCGtttgcattatttttctctGTTCGAACCCGGCTCCACGTCGATTTGACTCGATACGATTCGTAACAAGTGATGGGATGCGGGTACGCGGAAAAATGAGGGAAAATAAAGAAGCATTCTTCGAATGGTTCGTTGAACGCCTTTCGATGAAACTGGGCAGCCCCAGGCCCCCGACAACCTCGTCGTACTTGAAGCCAATCCACGTTGGAGAAGCGATTAGGCAAGAGTTGCTTTTTGTTTCATGAGCGCAATATTTTCGAGATCGTTGCCCTTCAGGAATTTGTGGTAGCTGAAAAATACAATGGGAATTTAATTTCCATAAACTAGTGGTAGAATCTAAACCCCGGAACACTGGGACGACTCGTTACTCGAGAAAAACTCGTGCAagagataatgaaaaaatgtcattgtGTTGTGGGGTTCGAGGTTTGGATAGAAAGATTTTAATTTACATTTGTCGATACTTTTCCATCTCCAATTTCGATAACGAAGGCTTCGTTGACGCGAGTGAGTCGACGAGATGCTGCTGAGTAATTTGGACCGCTTCGACGCACGGATTCTGACCCTGCgataataaatatcaataGAATAAGGCGTGGCaaagaatttttataatttatctACAATTTTCAATAGTCTGCTTTCTCAAGGGCCTTGATCCAGCCACTTTTCTTCATCACTTTTCATATTCAGTAAATAAAGATAAAGGTCTCCAAAAACATCTCACTGGTAGCGAGTGACTAACAACTCGTTTGCCTTTCAATCTCACATGATTGCCCGACCCTCCGTTCCATCCGCTTTGCGCATCATTATAACGCATAAGATAATAACCCCCTCGACGTTCAGTGAAGCATAGTTTGCGATCAAGTGGAGCGAGATGGGGTTGTTGGGCTTGCGCTAATAAAGCTCCCTGTGCTGCTTCCTTAGTTACATGACACGCACACATACACTCATAACCTCCCATAATCTAGTCGTGTAAGATCGCTAATGATAGTATCATAATTACGCTCTACCTGCTGCTTCATAAACTCCACAACCAAGATATACGAATATCATTTAATTCTGAGCTTATTACGAATCGTTGAAACACGATACACCTCATAAATGGAGTCGCAGAGAAGCTTCAACGGGGTTGgcttattcgattttttttaatgcactTATTGTTAAGTGGCAACCTCATAATACTTTTACGGTCATTTTGTTAACGTGTTTTTAACATTTGGGAATGAACCACGCTTGCCCAGGGACCTTAGAATCGTACACAGGTGTGAGttgaaatttcatcatttcagCTCGCATTTTTTAGGTGAAAATGAAACTCGAAATGCGGGCATAAGTAGATGATTTTGAGGCAAAGTTTCCTGTCCAATCACGAGGCGATGATTCAATTGTCCGTCAATGATAAACTGgggagaaaaagttgaaaatgaaagtgttttaaatatttctgtgaaaatcaattttgcTGGTTCCCATTCGCACTCACTcagactttttcaattttatcgtgaatatttttttggcGACTGAACAAAAGTGAGATTGAAATAGAACGAAGGAGACAATTCCATTTAAAAGTGTGGCCGAGGCTTTACGAAATATTgcgtaaaaaatagaaaaacgctTGCCTCGAAATCTCTCGCGATTACAGTCAACGGTACTTACGGGCAAGACACTCGAGAGAACGTCCTCTAATGCGTCATACTTGGCCTGGGTTAGGACGGAGCTGAGATCAGCGCCCGTGAAGCCGGGCGATCGCTCAGCGAGATTCTTCAAATCGAGATTCGCCGTATCGATACATTGAGCTTCGCAGAGCACCTTGAGAATTTGTTCTCTTTCCTCCTGAAAAGACAGAGAATCAGATTTCAGATCGAATGTAAACAGAGACTTCCCAAGAGCTGAGGACAAAATTGGTGCACCctgtttacttggaaattttAAATGGGCATCTAAGAATGGTCGAGGCAAAAAGatccgaaaaaattgacaaagaCTACTGCAGCATATAGTCGTTCAATATTATTCTTCGAttcgaatcatttttccaattctcACCCAAAAAATGTACTCGAAGGATGCAAAAGAAAGTTTGAGAAATTCGAAGGGATTCGGATAATTTTAACTCGCGGCCCAGAACGATTGAAGCTTACAATGGAAATTCTACAAACTTTTAAGCAGAATTTACCTCATCAGGCAACGAACACAACAATGATTTGTCCAAACGTCCAGGTCGGAGGAGAGCTGGATCAAGTAAGTCTGGTCTGGAAGATGCTGCAACGATCGCAACCCCTTCACGACCTTCTACCCCATCCAATTGCGTCAACAGCTGATTGACGACTCTATCGGTAACGCCAGTACTGTCATGACCGCGCCTGGTGACAAATTCATTTCgcatttattttacaattcCACTAAACAACTTGTTTCCTTCATTCAAGTACCAGGGACGAAggtgtttcccatatttttgtgaatctttttttatttcttattcaTTGAGAGAAATTGGTAATTTTTTCGCCCTTTTTTGTCTTCTCCGCTGGACTGACAAGGGGAAGGAAACACTGCAAAGTTCATCGTATAATCAATCCACGTCGATGATTGTACTGACCTTGGCGCTAAGCTGTCGAATTCGTCGAAGAATAAAACACACGGTTTGGCGCGACGAGccctgaataaaaataatgaataaggATTGTTTGTGAATTAAgtgtgaaattcgaaaaaaaatggtggaaatttgaaaatttgtctcaCTAACTTTTCAAAAACGTTACGAACTGCTTCTTCGCTGGCTCCGATGTATTTTGACAACAGTTCAGGTCCCTGAAATCAAAGGCCACAATAGGAGAGGCTCCTTAACCGTCAACTTGACGTTCAATCGTACCTTAACGCTGATCAAATTCACACCACACTCTTTGGCTATCGCACCAGCTAAAATGGTTTTTCCGGTGCCAGGCATCCCGTACAAAAGCACGCCATTTTGATTCTTTATCGGCGCGTTGCAATATAACTCCGGATATTGCATCGGCCATTTCAACAACTGCGTGAGAACTTCTTTGACGCTGTCCAAGCCACCGATACTCGACCAATCGTGACCGGAATTCTTGTAGAATTGTACACCATGCAGGGATAtcgttttgtaattttttaacgtttcggACAAATCTTCCTCGGTCAGAGTAACAGATTCGGTACATTTATTTGTAACTGGAAAAACCAAAGACATTAGTCGATCGtttgttgaaaatttacttGAATTGTGAACTGAGTAGctataaaattaatgaaaccGTCATTTCCTCTGTATAATTACGGAACAAAATGTAAATTTCTATCGTCTGTGAAACTTCGTAAAGTAAAACTAGAAtttcatacgaaaaaaaagttttatggACGTAGAAATGACTTTGCGTGCTGAAGGCATTCGAAATGTTGCAATAACTCGTTTTAAAACAAGTGGGAGAAAACGTCTCAGGTTGGGCCGCCGACGTTTTGAAGAAGCACATCGTCGAGCTTAATAGCTTCGAATATAATCATACCGTGGCGTTTCCATGAAGCGAATGATGCTTTTTCAGCAAAATCGATAAGATCCTGGGCCACCCATCCCTCAGTCTTATTCCCGTAATAATCCCAATTCATTGCTTCTGGCACGTGTATATGTTTTTGCAGAGCCAGCCTCAAAATATCGATCCGGTGCTCCTGAGGGCGAACATAAAaatcttcttttttttgtcatcGTATAGAAATTGATATCGTCGGTGAAACGGAGGATTTATTTACTTTTACAAGATCCGGTAATGTCAACACTATTCGGAACAAGTGGACGCCGCGCGGCGATCTCAATTTCAATCCAATTTTGTTGATGTTCGTGCATGTTGCAATAATAGAAACGTAATGCGAGGATTGAAACTCGGCAGAGATGTTGAAAACCAAATCCAGTATTCTGAAATAAATTGAACGGTTTTTCCCAATTAGAAATTTTCCACGACttcgttgatgaaaaaaatgttgttagtCGACAAAAATCGAATTGGACGAAAATTAAGTGACAACACACCTCGAGGCGTTCATTGCGTCCGGTGTAGTTTCTTCCTCGCCGGAATCCGAACTCGTAATTGTCTCCAAATCGTCCAAAATTAATATCGAAGGTTGATGGTATATGCAGTCAGCCATAGCGACGGATAGTATTTTATGCATCGCTTCGGCCCTTTTTCCTGCGTTCATTTTCAGGGATATTAAAACATTGATTTTGATGCTCGCATATGACAGAAGATTTCTTACCTTTCAGAGCTCGACACTCAATTGTGTGGACGTGTACGGAACGAGGGGATTTCCGCATGAAATCTTCCAATATTTTGCAAACGGTGGTTTTCCCAACGCCAATGTCCCCGCAAATGAGGATATTTCCAGGTTCGTAAGAAAAGCTTTGAGGATTGCTCAGACCCAAACTCAGCTCGAGAACAATTTGGCATTCCTTAATTATCGATTGGAAGGGTCTGAAAATTATGCGTTCGGTGGGGAAGAACGAAACACTATTTCTAGTTAACGACAACAAATTTAGCCATTACTCACGGTATCGAGATCGCTGTTAAATCGATTCCCTTAATTTCCTTATCGTTAATGCTCGGATTTTTCGCATCATCCGGCGCAACGTTATTTACATTGACGACGATGTTTTTCAAGTGAGCATCATCGATTAGTGAATATGAGCACTGCTCAGGTGAACAAAGTACCATACAGCTCGTTCCCTCTTCAAAATAAACTCTCGAACGAGAATTTATCAGGATTTCATtgtcatacattttttcacgaaggaactctttgaatttttgttcCGTTATCGTCCGAGTCGACGGGAATAACTCAATCGAAGTTGCCGACTGTTCGACGTT
It includes:
- the Pex1 gene encoding peroxisome biogenesis factor 1 isoform X1; amino-acid sequence: MHEERLTVKYTSSKNCFVHLPETLVRRLDSQVTGLKLSHNNDEYYVSWRSISGLDDSLRISATFARSLNIKEGNEVIVSSISNPPFLSSITVTPWNIEDWAIVEFQADRIQSVLLDQISLLAKKQPIVVWVSKGLSIILSVDEISPDFAYGRIGDRTEVHVEMPRDRKTFPKSVPTVDNFKFNLSHILNGIPLVKGISKREGIDGNPNDIQWYSKNIKNVALPEVFRVSDEASMKDFWTTDLLHSPDDCPYDVFVPECSAVKNLTSVQSSKSRLYKIRKIREDRQSLNAPSTNFLQTDSSAVPKQSTELIVRLFIVKSKNEENLQDKRSRSIMTSVHNKIYVSTNLRRNLNLAIGSKVLLETLPNVEQSATSIELFPSTRTITEQKFKEFLREKMYDNEILINSRSRVYFEEGTSCMVLCSPEQCSYSLIDDAHLKNIVVNVNNVAPDDAKNPSINDKEIKGIDLTAISIPPFQSIIKECQIVLELSLGLSNPQSFSYEPGNILICGDIGVGKTTVCKILEDFMRKSPRSVHVHTIECRALKGKRAEAMHKILSVAMADCIYHQPSILILDDLETITSSDSGEEETTPDAMNASRILDLVFNISAEFQSSHYVSIIATCTNINKIGLKLRSPRGVHLFRIVLTLPDLVKEHRIDILRLALQKHIHVPEAMNWDYYGNKTEGWVAQDLIDFAEKASFASWKRHVTNKCTESVTLTEEDLSETLKNYKTISLHGVQFYKNSGHDWSSIGGLDSVKEVLTQLLKWPMQYPELYCNAPIKNQNGVLLYGMPGTGKTILAGAIAKECGVNLISVKGPELLSKYIGASEEAVRNVFEKARRAKPCVLFFDEFDSLAPRRGHDSTGVTDRVVNQLLTQLDGVEGREGVAIVAASSRPDLLDPALLRPGRLDKSLLCSLPDEEEREQILKVLCEAQCIDTANLDLKNLAERSPGFTGADLSSVLTQAKYDALEDVLSSVLPGQNPCVEAVQITQQHLVDSLASTKPSLSKLEMEKYRQIYHKFLKGNDLENIALMKQKATLA
- the Pex1 gene encoding peroxisome biogenesis factor 1 isoform X2; its protein translation is MHEERLTVKYTSSKNCFVHLPETLVRRLDSQVTGLKLSHNNDEYYVSWRSISGLDDSLRISATFARSLNIKEGNEVIVSSISNPPFLSSITVTPWNIEDWAIVEFQADRIQSVLLDQISLLAKKQPIVVWVSKGLSIILSVDEISPDFAYGRIGDRTEVHVEMPRDRKTFPKSVPTVDNFKFNLSHILNGIPLVKGISKREGIDGNPNDIQWYSKNIKNVALPEVFRVSDEASMKDFWTTDLLHSPDDCPYDVFVPECSAVKNLTSVQSSKSRLYKIRKIREDRQSLNAPSTNFLQTDSSAVPKQSTELIVRLFIVKSKNEENLQDKRSRSIMTSVHNKIYVSTNLRRNLNLAIGSKVLLETLPNVEQSATSIELFPSTRTITEQKFKEFLREKMYDNEILINSRSRVYFEEGTSCMVLCSPEQCSYSLIDDAHLKNIVVNVNNVAPDDAKNPSINDKEIKGIDLTAISIPPFQSIIKECQIVLELSLGLSNPQSFSYEPGNILICGDIGVGKTTVCKILEDFMRKSPRSVHVHTIECRALKGKRAEAMHKILSVAMADCIYHQPSILILDDLETITSSDSGEEETTPDAMNASRILDLVFNISAEFQSSHYVSIIATCTNINKIGLKLRSPRGVHLFRIVLTLPDLVKEHRIDILRLALQKHIHVPEAMNWDYYGNKTEGWVAQDLIDFAEKASFASWKRHVTNKCTESVTLTEEDLSETLKNYKTISLHGVQFYKNSGHDWSSIGGLDSVKEVLTQLLKWPMQYPELYCNAPIKNQNGVLLYGMPGTGKTILAGAIAKECGVNLISVKGPELLSKYIGASEEAVRNVFEKARRAKPCVLFFDEFDSLAPRRGHDSTGVTDRVVNQLLTQLDGVEGREGVAIVAASSRPDLLDPALLRPGRLDKSLLCSLPDEEEREQILKVLCEAQCIDTANLDLKNLAERSPGFTGADLSSVLTQAKYDALEDVLSSVLPFIIDGQLNHRLVIGQETLPQNHLLMPAFRVSFSPKKCELK